A single Pseudomonas sp. HN11 DNA region contains:
- the bcsB gene encoding cellulose biosynthesis cyclic di-GMP-binding regulatory protein BcsB — protein sequence MTSTPFFARAHSRAALALMIASLMGLSPLLQAAEKASNSPVTAQGAEDGYSLTLKQLGRRDSMNLQGVESSDSVNFDIRADQVVTGAQLLLNYSYSPALLADLSQINVLVNDEVAASLPLPKEGAGTAQQAVVQIPPYLITEFNRLRLQFIGHYTLSCEDPLHSSLWAKISNTSELKVQVSPILLKDDLSVLPLPFFDKRDARQVNLPFVFATAPDNATLEAAATLSSWIGAMASYRGATFPTAYGTIPAKGNAIVLVLSPNAVDVNGVKVAQATGPTLNLIANPNDPQGKLLIVSGRDGAELKRAATAVALGSPVLAGNGVVIDKLESLAPRRPYDAPNWVPSDRPVRLGELVELKELSVAGYNPGAISVDFRLPPDLFNWREEGVPLHLKYRYTPQQVSTNSSLLVGLDDQFMKSMPLPSITRLADGKTLLSMMQKDNTLPREATVLLPISSASPMSKLQLRFMYDYIKEGECRDIIVDNMRGAIDPDSSLDISGYQHFIAMPNLGVFNDAGFPFTRLADLSESAVVLPDTFGTEELSAYLTILGRFGESTGYPATAVKVVQAKDVQSVANKDLLVIASGADQPLFKQWQQYLPATAEGPQQHFKLSDLPRYVSTWVSPDAEANKYAANAAISFNSLSSSTWFAGFESPLKAGRSVVLISSSKPEGLQAATAVLIGGDQYKDTIQGSLAVVQGTQVNSLVADQQYYVGQLGLFKSVQWQLSQNLGWMLLFTFLGLAIVTCLVYLSLRARAKRRLA from the coding sequence ATGACTTCCACACCTTTTTTCGCGCGTGCTCATTCGCGTGCCGCACTCGCGCTGATGATCGCTTCGCTGATGGGCTTGAGCCCGCTGCTGCAAGCGGCCGAAAAAGCGTCGAATTCCCCTGTCACCGCGCAAGGTGCCGAGGACGGCTACAGCCTGACGCTCAAGCAACTGGGCCGTCGTGACAGCATGAACCTGCAGGGTGTGGAATCGTCCGACAGCGTCAACTTCGACATTCGTGCCGACCAGGTAGTGACGGGCGCCCAACTGCTGCTCAACTACAGCTACTCGCCAGCGCTGTTGGCGGACCTGTCGCAGATCAACGTGCTGGTCAACGATGAAGTCGCCGCCAGCCTACCGTTGCCCAAGGAAGGCGCGGGCACTGCGCAACAAGCAGTGGTGCAGATTCCGCCGTACCTGATCACTGAGTTCAACCGCCTGCGGTTGCAGTTCATCGGTCACTACACCCTGTCGTGTGAGGACCCGCTGCACAGCAGCCTGTGGGCAAAAATCAGCAACACCAGCGAGCTGAAAGTGCAGGTCTCGCCGATCCTGCTGAAAGACGATCTGTCGGTGCTGCCGCTGCCGTTTTTCGATAAGCGCGATGCGCGCCAGGTCAACCTGCCGTTTGTGTTCGCAACTGCACCGGACAATGCCACGCTGGAAGCGGCGGCGACGTTGTCGTCGTGGATCGGCGCAATGGCCAGCTACCGTGGCGCGACCTTCCCGACGGCCTACGGCACGATCCCGGCCAAGGGCAACGCCATTGTGCTGGTGCTCAGCCCGAACGCGGTCGACGTCAATGGCGTGAAAGTGGCGCAAGCCACCGGGCCCACCCTGAACCTGATCGCCAACCCCAACGACCCCCAGGGCAAGTTGCTGATCGTGTCGGGTCGCGACGGCGCCGAACTCAAGCGTGCGGCGACTGCCGTGGCGCTGGGCAGCCCGGTGCTCGCCGGCAACGGTGTGGTGATCGACAAACTCGAAAGCCTGGCACCGCGCCGCCCTTATGACGCGCCGAACTGGGTGCCCAGTGATCGCCCGGTGCGGTTGGGTGAGCTGGTCGAGCTGAAAGAACTCAGCGTCGCGGGCTACAACCCGGGCGCCATCAGTGTCGACTTCCGCCTGCCGCCCGACCTGTTCAACTGGCGGGAAGAGGGCGTGCCGCTGCACCTCAAATACCGCTACACGCCGCAGCAGGTGTCGACCAATTCGTCGTTGCTGGTGGGTCTGGACGACCAGTTCATGAAGTCCATGCCACTGCCGTCGATTACCCGCCTGGCAGACGGCAAGACCCTGTTGAGCATGATGCAGAAGGACAATACGCTGCCGCGCGAAGCCACCGTGCTGCTGCCGATCAGCTCGGCGTCGCCGATGTCCAAGCTGCAACTGCGCTTCATGTACGACTACATCAAGGAAGGCGAATGCCGGGACATCATCGTTGACAACATGCGCGGCGCGATTGACCCGGATTCGAGCCTGGATATCAGCGGTTACCAGCACTTCATTGCCATGCCTAACCTGGGTGTGTTCAACGATGCAGGCTTCCCGTTCACTCGCCTGGCAGATCTGTCCGAGTCGGCCGTGGTGTTGCCTGACACCTTTGGAACCGAGGAGCTGAGTGCTTACCTCACTATTCTGGGCCGCTTCGGCGAGTCCACGGGCTACCCGGCGACGGCCGTCAAAGTGGTGCAAGCCAAAGACGTACAGAGTGTTGCGAATAAGGACCTGCTGGTAATCGCCAGCGGCGCCGACCAGCCACTGTTCAAGCAATGGCAGCAGTACTTGCCGGCGACGGCCGAGGGCCCGCAGCAGCACTTCAAACTGTCTGACCTGCCGCGCTACGTCAGCACCTGGGTCAGCCCGGATGCCGAAGCCAATAAATACGCTGCCAACGCCGCCATCAGCTTCAACAGCTTGAGCAGCAGCACGTGGTTCGCCGGTTTCGAGTCGCCGCTCAAGGCCGGGCGCAGTGTGGTGCTGATCTCCAGCTCCAAGCCCGAAGGCCTGCAAGCCGCGACTGCCGTGCTGATCGGCGGTGACCAATATAAAGACACCATCCAGGGCAGCCTGGCGGTGGTGCAGGGCACGCAAGTGAATTCGCTGGTGGCCGACCAGCAGTACTACGTCGGCCAACTGGGCTTGTTCAAGTCGGTGCAATGGCAGCTGTCGCAAAACCTGGGCTGGATGCTGTTGTTCACCTTCCTGGGCCTGGCGATTGTGACCTGCCTGGTTTACCTGTCCTTGCGTGCCCGTGCAAAACGGCGGCTGGCATGA
- the bcsZ gene encoding cellulose synthase complex periplasmic endoglucanase BcsZ, translating to MMRPAAWVVAGATIFAGAAQAQTCDAQWSLWQNYATRFVQDDGRVLNSSLNPSQSNSEGQSYAMFFALVGNDRARFDKLWTWTKSNMAGNDISHNLFAWLWGKNKEGKWGVIDANSASDADLWIAYALLEAARLWNVPQYRADAQLVLANVEKTLIVRVPGLGKMLLPGPVGYSYPGGLWRFNPSYQVLAQLRRFHKERPNGGWNDVADSNVKMLADPHSNPHGFAANWVGFRATSANTGVFVVDPYSDDLGSYDAIRTYLWAGMTAKGDPLAAPMLKALGGLSRATAASANGLPPEKVHVLTGEVEKNNGYSPLGFSASAMVFFQARGETALAQLQTQKLDDVLGKAMVPSAPDTAQPLYYDYMLSLFGTGFADQKYRFEQDGTVKLFWEGACAATR from the coding sequence ATGATGCGTCCAGCCGCTTGGGTCGTGGCGGGCGCCACGATATTTGCCGGAGCTGCCCAGGCCCAGACGTGTGATGCGCAATGGTCGCTGTGGCAGAACTACGCCACGCGTTTTGTGCAGGATGACGGACGGGTGTTGAACTCGTCCCTGAATCCAAGCCAGAGCAATTCCGAAGGCCAGTCCTACGCCATGTTCTTTGCCCTGGTGGGCAACGATCGCGCGCGTTTCGACAAGCTGTGGACCTGGACCAAGTCGAACATGGCTGGCAACGACATCAGCCACAACTTGTTCGCTTGGCTGTGGGGCAAGAACAAAGAGGGCAAGTGGGGCGTGATTGACGCCAACTCCGCCAGCGATGCCGACCTTTGGATCGCCTATGCACTGCTGGAAGCCGCGCGCCTCTGGAACGTGCCGCAATACCGTGCCGATGCGCAATTAGTGTTGGCCAATGTGGAAAAGACCCTGATCGTGCGCGTACCGGGCCTTGGCAAGATGCTGTTGCCGGGGCCGGTGGGTTATTCCTATCCGGGCGGTTTGTGGCGCTTCAACCCCAGCTATCAAGTGTTGGCGCAACTGCGCCGCTTCCACAAAGAGCGCCCGAACGGCGGTTGGAATGATGTGGCCGACAGCAACGTGAAGATGCTCGCCGACCCACACAGCAACCCCCATGGTTTTGCCGCCAACTGGGTGGGTTTCCGCGCCACCAGCGCCAATACCGGCGTGTTTGTGGTCGATCCGTACTCCGACGACTTGGGCAGCTACGACGCTATCCGCACTTACCTGTGGGCCGGCATGACTGCCAAGGGCGATCCCCTCGCGGCGCCGATGCTCAAGGCCCTGGGTGGTCTGTCACGGGCGACGGCTGCATCGGCCAATGGCCTGCCCCCGGAGAAAGTCCATGTTCTGACCGGTGAAGTCGAGAAGAACAATGGCTACTCGCCGCTGGGTTTCTCGGCGTCGGCCATGGTGTTCTTCCAGGCACGGGGCGAGACAGCCCTGGCGCAACTGCAAACGCAGAAGCTCGACGATGTGTTGGGCAAGGCCATGGTGCCCTCCGCACCCGATACCGCGCAGCCGCTTTATTACGACTACATGCTTAGCCTGTTCGGCACAGGCTTTGCCGATCAAAAGTACCGCTTCGAACAGGACGGTACGGTCAAATTATTCTGGGAGGGCGCATGCGCCGCCACACGCTAG
- a CDS encoding DUF2790 domain-containing protein: protein MNWNTLIAVSLLAFAVNAHADVKPKPDIQRVLATVEDGGTSCGIVNARMTYLDSHGQKQVLDYKKFADNCAEGS from the coding sequence ATGAACTGGAACACCTTGATCGCCGTCAGCCTGCTGGCTTTTGCCGTTAACGCCCACGCTGACGTAAAACCGAAGCCGGATATCCAGCGCGTTTTGGCCACTGTCGAAGACGGCGGGACTTCATGCGGGATCGTAAATGCACGGATGACTTACCTGGATTCCCACGGGCAGAAACAGGTATTGGACTATAAGAAGTTTGCAGATAACTGCGCAGAAGGCAGTTGA
- a CDS encoding tyrosine-type recombinase/integrase yields the protein MPRLAIPLSDLQCRTAKTRERAYKLFDGGGMYLFVKPNGVKTWRLKYTKPSGKEGTLIIGNYPIVTLSVARRKRDEAKALLLDNLDPMEEKKKAKIVAQRAALLFETVALEWHADMSRRWTEGHAKTVMSRLRTHVLPLIGQRPIAELDTHDLLEITQRIKERGTMDVALRVQNYLSTIMRGAKRARQITMNPALDLAGSLHAPRTVHRPALSLNRLPELLHRIDNYNGRELTRLAVLLTLHVFVRSSELRFARWSEFDLQRAMWEIPDTRAPIEGVRNSTRGTKMNGDIQMVPLSPQVIEILERLRSLSRFSELVLPGDHKYWKPMSENTVNTMLRNVGYDTSKDVCGHGFRTMACSALLESGLWTDAAIERQMSHKERNRVRAAYIHKAEFLEQRRLIMAWWSNYIDVNRSGHVTPHEFAHPVGNNITALQNSRGASKRG from the coding sequence ATGCCACGTCTAGCGATCCCTCTCAGCGACCTGCAATGCCGCACGGCCAAAACCCGCGAACGCGCCTACAAACTGTTCGACGGCGGAGGCATGTACCTTTTCGTCAAACCCAATGGCGTGAAGACCTGGCGCTTGAAGTACACCAAGCCCAGCGGCAAGGAAGGCACGCTCATCATCGGCAATTACCCCATCGTTACCCTTTCCGTCGCACGGCGTAAGCGAGATGAAGCCAAGGCGTTGCTGCTAGACAACCTCGATCCAATGGAAGAAAAGAAGAAGGCCAAGATCGTAGCCCAACGGGCGGCACTGCTTTTCGAAACCGTCGCCCTAGAATGGCACGCTGATATGTCCCGCCGCTGGACCGAAGGCCACGCGAAAACCGTAATGAGCCGACTCCGCACCCACGTCCTCCCGCTAATCGGCCAACGACCCATCGCTGAACTCGATACCCACGACTTACTAGAGATCACCCAGCGCATCAAGGAACGCGGCACCATGGATGTGGCGTTAAGGGTACAGAACTACTTATCCACCATCATGCGCGGGGCCAAAAGAGCCCGGCAGATCACCATGAATCCTGCACTGGATTTGGCAGGCTCGCTTCACGCGCCGCGCACAGTCCATCGCCCGGCCCTCTCTCTCAACCGCCTACCCGAACTGCTGCACCGTATCGACAACTACAACGGCCGCGAACTAACGCGCCTCGCCGTCCTATTGACGTTGCATGTATTCGTCCGCTCCAGCGAACTACGCTTCGCTCGATGGAGTGAGTTCGACCTCCAACGCGCCATGTGGGAAATCCCCGACACGCGCGCACCGATTGAAGGGGTACGCAACTCCACACGAGGGACCAAGATGAACGGCGACATTCAAATGGTCCCGCTGTCGCCGCAGGTCATCGAAATACTGGAGCGCCTGCGCAGCCTCAGTCGCTTTTCAGAGTTGGTGCTACCGGGCGACCACAAGTACTGGAAGCCTATGTCTGAGAACACGGTGAACACCATGCTCCGCAACGTCGGCTATGACACCAGCAAGGACGTATGCGGTCACGGCTTCAGGACCATGGCCTGTAGCGCCCTACTAGAGTCCGGGTTATGGACCGACGCTGCCATCGAAAGACAAATGAGTCACAAGGAACGCAACCGTGTGCGCGCCGCGTATATCCACAAAGCTGAATTTCTGGAGCAGCGCCGGCTGATCATGGCGTGGTGGAGCAACTACATTGATGTCAATCGCAGCGGCCATGTAACGCCTCACGAATTCGCTCACCCAGTCGGCAACAACATCACCGCCCTACAAAATAGCCGTGGCGCATCCAAACGTGGGTAA
- the bcsQ gene encoding cellulose biosynthesis protein BcsQ — MSRADDISKLFNKLGANPNGYREIDFVQEYLDDEVMVLEKPIVVDAAPVIVEPPAVAEIVVEEVTVAPLQRLLEELSQGEADHLHPPEVVEGPEGEVYSERTTPGVVVVVSLKGGVGRSTLTAALASGLQRQGRPALALDLDPQNALRHHLCLGLDIPGVGAASLQNESWEALPERGFAGCRLVTFGPTDHEQQQRLNRWLGQDSEWLSKRFAGLKLNGQDTVFIDVPAGNTVYLSQAMSVADTVLVVVQPDVSSFGALAQMDDLLAPYLGREKPPRCFYVINQLDAAHRFSLDMAEVFKTRLGNALLGMVHRDPTFSEAQAYRRDPLDPTINSIGCQDVHALCRALLERIDSDLP; from the coding sequence GTGAGTCGTGCAGATGACATTTCGAAACTATTCAACAAGCTGGGTGCCAACCCGAATGGCTACCGCGAGATCGACTTCGTCCAGGAATACCTCGACGACGAGGTAATGGTTCTCGAAAAACCGATCGTGGTTGATGCAGCGCCTGTGATTGTTGAACCCCCGGCTGTGGCTGAGATTGTTGTGGAGGAGGTTACGGTTGCTCCCTTGCAGCGATTGCTGGAAGAGCTGAGCCAAGGCGAGGCCGACCACCTGCATCCGCCTGAGGTAGTAGAAGGCCCCGAAGGCGAGGTGTATTCGGAGCGCACCACGCCTGGCGTCGTGGTCGTGGTTTCGCTCAAGGGCGGTGTTGGCCGCAGCACGCTCACGGCCGCCCTGGCCAGTGGCTTGCAGCGCCAGGGGCGTCCGGCGTTGGCCTTGGACCTGGACCCACAAAATGCCCTTCGTCATCACTTGTGCCTGGGCCTCGACATTCCCGGCGTCGGCGCTGCCAGCCTGCAAAACGAAAGCTGGGAGGCGCTGCCGGAGCGCGGCTTTGCCGGTTGCCGCCTGGTGACGTTCGGCCCTACCGACCACGAGCAGCAGCAGAGGTTGAATCGTTGGCTGGGCCAGGATTCCGAATGGTTGAGCAAACGCTTTGCTGGCCTGAAATTGAATGGTCAGGACACCGTATTCATTGACGTCCCGGCCGGTAACACGGTCTACCTAAGCCAAGCGATGTCGGTTGCCGACACCGTGCTGGTCGTCGTACAGCCGGATGTGAGTTCGTTTGGTGCCCTGGCTCAGATGGATGACCTGCTAGCTCCGTACCTCGGGCGCGAAAAGCCGCCACGATGCTTCTACGTGATCAACCAATTGGACGCTGCCCACCGCTTCAGCCTGGACATGGCCGAGGTGTTCAAGACGCGCCTGGGTAATGCCCTGCTGGGGATGGTCCACCGTGACCCGACGTTCAGCGAAGCCCAGGCCTACAGGCGTGACCCCCTCGACCCAACCATCAACAGTATCGGCTGCCAGGACGTCCACGCCCTGTGTCGCGCCTTGCTCGAACGCATCGACTCGGACCTTCCATGA
- the bcsA gene encoding UDP-forming cellulose synthase catalytic subunit codes for MTDNSSSTSFVEGRAEQRLNGAIARFNQWPAALRTLLVVTSCVLGGLLLLSIICAPLDLYSQCLFATVCFVAVLVLRKIPGRLAILALVVLSLVASLRYMFWRLTSTLGFETWVDMFFGYGLVAAEFYALIVLMFGYVQTAWPLRRTPVWLKTEPEEWPTVDVFIPTYNEALSIVKLTIFAAQAMDWPKDKLRVHVLDDGRRDDFRDFCRKIGVNYIRRDNNFHAKAGNLNEALKVTDGEYVALFDADHVPTRSFLQVSLGWFLKDPKLAMLQTPHFFFSPDPFEKNLDTFRAVPNEGELFYGLVQDGNDLWNATFFCGSCAVIRRKPLLEIGGVAVETVTEDAHTALKLNRLGYNTAYLAIPQAAGLATESLSRHINQRIRWARGMAQIFRTDNPLLGKGLKWGQRICYANAMLHFFYGLPRLVFLTAPLAYLVFGAEIFHASALMIVAYVLPHLVHSSLTNSRIQGRFRHSFWNEVYETVLAWYILPPVLVALVNPKAGGFNVTDKGGIIDKQFFDWKLARPYLVLLLVNLIGIGFGVHQLVYGDESTTVTVAINLTWTLYNLIITSAAVAVASETRQVRSEPRVSAKLPVSVICSDGRVLHGITQDFSQNGFGLILEDGHSITQGERVQLVLSRNGQDNLFQARVAFSKGTQIGAQFESLTLHEQSKLVRLTFSRADTWATSWGAGQPDTPLAALREVGGIGIGGLFTLCRATLHELRMALRRTPSQPLDTLMDKP; via the coding sequence ATGACCGACAATTCGTCCTCCACGTCCTTCGTTGAAGGGCGCGCTGAACAGCGCCTGAATGGCGCTATCGCGCGCTTCAATCAGTGGCCTGCGGCGCTGCGTACGTTGCTGGTTGTTACCAGTTGCGTGCTCGGCGGCTTGCTGCTGTTGAGCATTATCTGTGCACCGCTGGACCTTTACTCCCAGTGCCTGTTCGCCACCGTTTGCTTCGTGGCAGTGCTGGTACTGCGCAAGATTCCAGGACGTCTGGCGATTCTGGCGTTGGTGGTGCTGTCGCTGGTGGCGTCACTGCGCTATATGTTCTGGCGGCTTACCTCCACCCTCGGGTTTGAAACCTGGGTCGACATGTTCTTCGGCTACGGGTTGGTCGCAGCCGAGTTCTACGCGCTGATCGTGCTGATGTTCGGCTACGTGCAAACCGCCTGGCCGCTGCGTCGCACGCCAGTGTGGCTCAAGACCGAGCCGGAAGAGTGGCCGACGGTCGATGTGTTCATCCCGACCTATAACGAAGCGTTGAGCATCGTAAAGCTGACCATCTTCGCCGCCCAGGCGATGGACTGGCCCAAGGACAAACTGCGCGTCCACGTGCTCGACGACGGCCGTCGCGACGATTTCCGTGACTTCTGCCGCAAGATCGGCGTGAACTACATCCGCCGTGATAATAACTTCCACGCCAAGGCCGGTAACCTCAATGAAGCATTGAAGGTCACCGACGGCGAGTATGTCGCCCTGTTTGACGCCGACCACGTACCGACGCGCTCCTTCCTGCAAGTGAGCCTGGGCTGGTTCCTGAAGGACCCGAAGCTGGCGATGCTGCAAACGCCACACTTCTTCTTCTCGCCGGACCCCTTCGAAAAGAACCTCGACACCTTCCGCGCCGTGCCCAACGAGGGCGAGCTGTTCTACGGCCTGGTGCAGGACGGCAACGACCTGTGGAACGCCACCTTCTTCTGCGGCTCTTGTGCGGTCATCCGCCGTAAGCCGTTGCTGGAAATCGGCGGCGTGGCCGTCGAGACCGTGACCGAGGACGCCCACACTGCGCTCAAGCTCAACCGCCTGGGCTACAACACCGCCTATCTGGCCATCCCGCAAGCCGCGGGTCTCGCCACCGAAAGCCTGTCGCGTCATATCAACCAGCGGATTCGCTGGGCGCGGGGCATGGCGCAGATTTTCCGCACCGACAACCCGTTGCTGGGCAAAGGCCTCAAGTGGGGCCAGCGCATCTGCTACGCCAACGCCATGCTGCACTTCTTCTACGGTTTGCCGCGTCTGGTGTTTCTCACCGCGCCGTTGGCTTACCTGGTGTTCGGCGCAGAGATTTTCCACGCCTCGGCGCTGATGATCGTCGCCTACGTGCTGCCTCACCTGGTGCATTCCAGTTTGACCAACTCGCGGATTCAAGGGCGCTTCCGCCACTCGTTCTGGAACGAGGTCTACGAGACCGTGCTGGCCTGGTACATCTTGCCGCCGGTACTGGTGGCACTGGTCAATCCCAAGGCCGGTGGCTTCAACGTGACCGACAAGGGCGGCATCATCGACAAGCAGTTCTTCGACTGGAAACTGGCGCGCCCGTATCTGGTGCTGCTGCTGGTCAACTTGATCGGGATTGGTTTCGGTGTGCATCAGTTGGTGTACGGCGATGAGTCCACCACTGTCACCGTGGCGATCAACCTGACCTGGACCCTCTATAACCTGATCATCACCAGTGCCGCCGTGGCCGTGGCCTCCGAGACGCGCCAAGTGCGTTCCGAGCCGCGTGTGAGCGCGAAACTGCCGGTGAGTGTGATCTGTTCCGACGGCCGCGTGCTTCATGGTATCACCCAGGATTTCTCGCAGAACGGTTTCGGCCTGATCCTTGAGGATGGCCACTCCATCACCCAGGGCGAACGGGTGCAGCTGGTGTTGTCGCGCAACGGTCAGGACAACCTGTTCCAGGCACGGGTGGCGTTCAGCAAAGGTACACAGATTGGTGCGCAGTTCGAGTCATTGACCCTGCACGAGCAGAGCAAGCTGGTGCGCCTGACATTCTCGCGTGCCGACACCTGGGCCACCAGTTGGGGCGCAGGCCAGCCGGACACGCCGTTGGCGGCCCTGCGCGAAGTCGGCGGTATCGGCATCGGCGGTCTGTTTACGTTGTGTCGCGCCACCCTGCATGAATTACGTATGGCTCTGCGCCGCACGCCCTCACAACCGCTTGATACGCTGATGGACAAGCCATGA